CCAACTCAAGACCAAACCCGATCGGACCGCCAACCAGAAAGCCATGTCGTTTGTCCAGATTCTCATTATTTCGGTTACCCTCATTGTCGTCGCTGTCCCCGAAGGTCTGCCTCTTGCTGTCACGCTCGCGCTCGCGTTTGCGACCAAGCGCATGACCAAGGAGCGTCTTCTCGTCCGTGTCCTTGGGTCTTGCGAGACCATGGCCAACGCCAGCGTCGTTTGCACTGATAAGACCGGTACTCTCACACAGAACGTGATGTCCGTCGTGGCTGGCTCTGTCGGTGTTCACTGCAAGTTTGTCCAACGCTTGTCGGAGAACGAGGGCCGTCAAAACGTCGATCGTGTTATCGAAGACCAGGAGGCTGGGTCCCAGCGCAACCGTGACCACAAGGACGACTTCCCTCTCGAAATGACTCAGCTCAACGATGTTGTTCGCGAACCACTTCGTAGCCTGTTCAACGAGGCATTGGCTGTCAACTCTACTGCATTCGAGGACAAGAACCCCGAGACTGGCGAGCTTGAATTTGTTGGCTCCAAGACCGAGACCGCTCTCCTCCGTTTCGCCAAGGATCTCAAGTGGGCACCCTACCAACAGACTCGTAGCGGCGCAGACATTATCCAGATGATTCCATTCTCGTCTGAGCGCAAGGCCATGGGTGTTGTCGTTCGCATTCCTTCTGGCGGTTACAGGCTCTACCTCAAGGGTGCTTCGGAAATTATCACCGGCCTTTGCACTCGTCATGTTGTTGTTCATCGCCCTGGCTCCCCTACCTCTACGGAAAGTAATACCATCGAGACCGCCCCTATCACCGAGCTCGAGGAGGAGAATATTTCACGCACTATCATTTTCTACGCCAACCAAATGCTCCGTACTCTTGCTGTTGCCTACCGCGACTTCGAGTCCTGGCCTCCTGCTGGTCACACTGGTGCTCAAGATGAGGTTCCTTATGAGATGATTGCCGAGGACCTCACTCTGGTTGCCATCACTGGTATTGAAGATCCTCTCCGCCCGGGTGTCAAAGAAGCCGTCGCCAAGTGCCATGGTGCTGGTGTTACGATCAAGATGTGTACCGGTgacaacgtccttacagctCGCTCGATCGCTTCTCAGTGCGGCATCTTTACCGCCGGCGGTATCATCATGGAAGGGCCCGTATTCCGTCGTCTCTCCACTGAGGAACAACGTGAAATCGTCCCCCGCCTACAGGTTTTGGCGCGCTCTTCTCCCGAGGATAAACGTATTCTGGTCGACACACTCAAGGGACTCGGCGAAATCGTCGGTGTTACCGGTGATGGTACCAACGATGGTCCCGCACTGAAGCACGCCAACGTCGGTTTCTCTATGGGTATCGCCGGAACTGAGATTGCCAAAGAGGCCTCGGACATCATTCTCATGGACGACAACTTCTCGTCGATCGTTTCTGCCATTATGTGGGGTCGCTGCGTTAACGACTCGGTCCGCAAGTTCCTCCAATTCCAGGTCTCGGTCAACATCACTGCCGTCTTGATCACGTTCATCTCCGCCGTCTCATCCGATGAGGAAGAGTCCGTCCTTACTGCCGTCCAACTCCTTTGGATCAACATTATCATGGACACTTTCGCTGCGCTCGCCCTTGCTACCGATCCTGCTTCCCCTGAGCTCCTCAAGCGTATGCCCGATCGCAAGACCGCTCCTCTCTTCTCTGTCGACATGGGCAAGATGATTATTGGCCAGTCTATCTATCAAACCTTTATCGTTCTCCTCTTCCACTTTGCCGGTGCTGGTTTCTGGAACTACCACACCGACAGGGAACACGCCGAGCTCTCGACCATGGTTTTCAATACCTTTGTGTTCTGCCAGATCTTCAACTCGGTGAATTGCAGAAGCTTGACCCAAGACAAGAATATCTTCCGTGGATTAACTAAGAACTTGTACTTTATTGGTATTACTTTAATAGGTAATATTTATCTTGATTTAGTATTCGTTCAGCGGCTGACTCTTTTCTACAGAGGTTGCCATTCAGATTCTTATCGTCTTCTTTGGTGGTGCGGCCTTCCAGGTCACTTCCATGAATGGCCGCGACTGGGGAATGTCTATCGCCCTTGGCTTCGTCTCCATTCCTCTCGGTTTCCTCATTCGTTGCATCCCCAACGGCCCCGTTGAACG
The nucleotide sequence above comes from Rhizoctonia solani chromosome 3, complete sequence. Encoded proteins:
- a CDS encoding calcium-transporting ATPase, with the protein product MANRSDLPTIVTTDASSVRGEPIHPIEPTHSRSPSDPQLLVPSGSQAPSSPGLTSSSVPPSPTLSNYSSVHWQDTRALRLNEPDSGPDGGKSSLLEPTKHARKASVVSYTSTVPDDKATGSQISPTPTGTTAAATLISEKKKSSKKDEESEEQPPHHIDPSEDTTDPAPFDQKPLVLASLVDPKNLQSLESMGGSDGLLRGLGTDTNMGLRSWQYTDSGHNHDPEKGEGGGAGAGGDTPQSRASVDDRRRVYGVNVMPSRKSKSLLLLMWLALKDKVLVLLSIAAVISLALGLYSDFGTPPELVVCTSGEGLCEAPRVDWVEGVAIMIAILIVVIVGSLNDWQKERQFRKLNDKKEDRGVKVIRDGKEQVINVKDVMVGDIALLEPGEIIPCDGVFLRGHNVRCDESGATGESDAIKKVTYEECMAEVKALKPGSKTKLDCFIVSGSKVLEGVGQYVVIAVGPKSFNGRIMAALSGDTESTPLQLKLNALAELIAKLGSAAGLILFTALMIKFFVQLKTKPDRTANQKAMSFVQILIISVTLIVVAVPEGLPLAVTLALAFATKRMTKERLLVRVLGSCETMANASVVCTDKTGTLTQNVMSVVAGSVGVHCKFVQRLSENEGRQNVDRVIEDQEAGSQRNRDHKDDFPLEMTQLNDVVREPLRSLFNEALAVNSTAFEDKNPETGELEFVGSKTETALLRFAKDLKWAPYQQTRSGADIIQMIPFSSERKAMGVVVRIPSGGYRLYLKGASEIITGLCTRHVVVHRPGSPTSTESNTIETAPITELEEENISRTIIFYANQMLRTLAVAYRDFESWPPAGHTGAQDEVPYEMIAEDLTLVAITGIEDPLRPGVKEAVAKCHGAGVTIKMCTGDNVLTARSIASQCGIFTAGGIIMEGPVFRRLSTEEQREIVPRLQVLARSSPEDKRILVDTLKGLGEIVGVTGDGTNDGPALKHANVGFSMGIAGTEIAKEASDIILMDDNFSSIVSAIMWGRCVNDSVRKFLQFQVSVNITAVLITFISAVSSDEEESVLTAVQLLWINIIMDTFAALALATDPASPELLKRMPDRKTAPLFSVDMGKMIIGQSIYQTFIVLLFHFAGAGFWNYHTDREHAELSTMVFNTFVFCQIFNSVNCRSLTQDKNIFRGLTKNLYFIGITLIEVAIQILIVFFGGAAFQVTSMNGRDWGMSIALGFVSIPLGFLIRCIPNGPEEKKAEEERKREEEKDIWNPAINQVRDRLQTFSSVRGARMRASSFVSKSRSQRGSIGEAGDVGVFPSLMTMVPTIVVSSVGAGWAPKPGKLEDPAGSDPSKSSAALWRGQFQIHPDTKPDDIVYKWGKQHA